A part of Bosea sp. (in: a-proteobacteria) genomic DNA contains:
- a CDS encoding restriction endonuclease, which translates to MSLQADLFNDLGSKPASLLVRLLDSADTVLVKKLSNNDRDWARFSNKHQAGVYMPPAQRDGGFFPPLVEKERDKGEPIREAYFRTVWPAVDETRDDTRLVHYTSKGSETHMTRLPKEAFRDLDPASFLVMAQRNEAGQPFYECLTISSTTDDALLLADLLDMQPDFRIEVFNPKLRRKAEQERILDFAEQVIAAWLAGQIAPFAKTHAVMPATAALAEQARTAWLVREGHEHLDPWKINTPGNALRDISRSVEWELFREFQRRERAVTLVRLVMGDMPGPVTAAAVIRSLIDRLPEIDALMLSAAQQRKSRAGYSFEHHIEAMLAAGRIPFEKQVIMDAKKRPDFVLPSLAVLRRGPSGTSGGLILSAKTTLRERWKQVQREMGVHEMFLATVDETVAGNAIEDMATMGITLVVPEALKTSKDAEYDKQPNVLGFRQFFDAHVRAKLAAWRV; encoded by the coding sequence ATGAGCCTGCAGGCTGATCTGTTCAATGATCTGGGGAGCAAGCCGGCATCCCTGCTGGTCCGTCTGCTCGATAGTGCCGACACCGTGCTCGTCAAGAAACTCTCGAACAATGACCGGGATTGGGCGCGGTTCAGCAACAAGCATCAGGCCGGCGTCTATATGCCCCCGGCCCAGCGCGACGGCGGGTTTTTCCCGCCGCTGGTGGAGAAGGAGCGAGACAAGGGCGAGCCGATCCGCGAGGCCTATTTCCGGACGGTCTGGCCTGCCGTCGACGAAACACGAGATGACACCCGCCTGGTCCACTACACCAGCAAGGGGTCAGAGACACATATGACGCGCCTCCCCAAGGAGGCCTTTCGGGATCTTGATCCCGCTTCCTTTCTGGTCATGGCACAGCGCAACGAAGCAGGGCAGCCGTTCTATGAATGCCTGACCATCAGCTCGACGACGGACGACGCACTGCTGCTAGCCGACCTGCTGGACATGCAGCCGGATTTCCGTATCGAGGTTTTCAACCCGAAACTGCGCCGAAAGGCCGAGCAGGAGCGGATCCTTGATTTTGCCGAGCAGGTGATCGCGGCTTGGCTGGCTGGGCAGATTGCCCCCTTCGCCAAGACGCATGCAGTCATGCCGGCAACGGCAGCGCTGGCGGAGCAGGCCCGCACCGCGTGGCTTGTTCGCGAGGGGCACGAGCATCTTGATCCCTGGAAGATCAACACACCGGGGAACGCCCTGCGTGATATCAGCCGCAGCGTCGAATGGGAACTCTTCCGCGAGTTCCAGCGGCGGGAGCGAGCCGTCACCCTGGTCCGGCTTGTCATGGGTGACATGCCTGGTCCGGTCACAGCTGCCGCTGTCATCCGTAGCCTGATCGACCGCCTGCCCGAGATCGATGCCCTGATGCTCTCGGCGGCCCAGCAGCGGAAATCGCGGGCCGGCTATTCGTTCGAGCACCATATCGAGGCGATGCTGGCGGCAGGCAGAATTCCCTTCGAAAAACAGGTGATAATGGACGCGAAAAAGCGGCCCGATTTCGTGCTGCCGTCGCTCGCGGTCCTCCGCCGGGGGCCGTCCGGGACCAGCGGGGGACTTATTCTCAGCGCCAAGACCACCCTGCGGGAACGCTGGAAGCAGGTGCAGCGCGAGATGGGCGTACACGAGATGTTCCTTGCGACCGTGGACGAGACGGTGGCCGGCAACGCGATCGAGGATATGGCTACCATGGGCATCACGCTCGTGGTCCCTGAAGCACTCAAGACCTCGAAGGATGCAGAGTATGACAAGCAGCCCAACGTGCTCGGCTTCCGCCAGTTTTTCGATGCTCATGTCAGGGCCAAGCTGGCAGCTTGGAGAGTATAA
- a CDS encoding transposase encodes MDTRTEIISQVERRRRWSVEEKVRLLEATMQPGASVAAVADRHGVSRSLLFYWRKQAKAGLMPGVTPLASLEAPVFAPVVIAAEAQPGQKPSPKPPRKMAPRADCTVEVSLSNGRVLKADEGIAPERLSALVAALDR; translated from the coding sequence ATGGACACCCGGACGGAGATTATCAGCCAGGTTGAGCGCCGTCGTCGCTGGAGCGTCGAGGAGAAGGTGCGGCTTCTGGAGGCGACGATGCAGCCGGGCGCTTCTGTGGCGGCGGTTGCGGATCGGCATGGGGTGAGCCGGAGCCTGCTGTTTTACTGGCGCAAGCAGGCGAAGGCGGGGCTGATGCCGGGCGTGACGCCGCTGGCCTCGCTGGAGGCTCCGGTCTTCGCGCCTGTTGTCATCGCAGCCGAAGCGCAGCCGGGACAGAAGCCTTCACCAAAGCCCCCGCGCAAGATGGCTCCGCGTGCCGACTGCACGGTGGAGGTCAGCTTGAGCAACGGCCGGGTGCTGAAGGCGGATGAGGGTATCGCGCCTGAGCGGCTTTCGGCTCTTGTCGCAGCGCTCGACCGATGA
- the tnpB gene encoding IS66 family insertion sequence element accessory protein TnpB: MTPQTLTSPLAGARIYMALAPVDMRKGFDGLSMVVQDLLKKDPFRGHLFIFRGKRADLVKILMWDGTGLCLFAKRLERGRFVWAVTQDGEVVLTPAQLSMLLEGIDWRSPLRTDQPRRAG; encoded by the coding sequence ATGACGCCACAAACCCTGACCTCGCCTTTGGCGGGCGCGCGCATCTACATGGCGCTGGCACCTGTGGATATGAGGAAGGGCTTCGACGGGCTGTCGATGGTGGTGCAGGATCTTTTGAAGAAGGATCCGTTCCGCGGCCACCTGTTCATTTTCCGGGGCAAGCGCGCTGATCTGGTGAAGATTCTGATGTGGGACGGCACGGGGCTTTGCCTGTTCGCCAAGCGGCTGGAGCGTGGCCGCTTCGTCTGGGCAGTGACGCAGGATGGCGAGGTTGTACTGACGCCCGCACAGCTGTCGATGCTGCTCGAAGGCATCGACTGGCGCTCGCCGTTACGCACGGATCAGCCACGACGTGCGGGGTGA